The following coding sequences are from one Plasmodium gaboni strain SY75 chromosome 10, whole genome shotgun sequence window:
- a CDS encoding putative dolichyl-phosphate-mannose protein mannosyltransferase has translation MINYNLFLFFLLSLFLLKLSTCLYVTDGSSIILENIGTKYKLFSTDMKWGTGSGNQLVTTVTTNKNDDDLLWTVSLYEEEKSVTGRKINCDDIITLKHVKSNGYLISSMHDSILSNNYELSVHKNNESGNFQVICEKKKNNSYWEIGENVYLKNIKQNGYLSTSKSYEFNQYNCHNCPIMYHLEACILKYSYPRDDQKWRAKSGVIITNFTDEKNEKVNRDEL, from the exons atgattaattataatttgtttttgttttttcttttatcactttttttgttaaaaTTAAGTACATGTCTTTATGTAACTGATGGTAGTTCAATTATTTTAGAAAATATAGGCACAAAATATaa acTTTTTTCTACTGATATGAAATGGGGAACCGGCTCAGGCAACCAGCTAGTG ACCACAGTGACTACTAATAAGAATGATGACGATTTATTATGGACCGTGAGTCTTTACGAAG AAGAAAAAAGCGTTACTggaagaaaaataaattgtgatgatattattacattGAAACATGTAAAGTCCAATGGATATTTAATAAGTTCCATGCATGATTCGATTTTATCCAATAATTATGAA ttGAGTGTgcataaaaataatgagTCAGGAAATTTTCAAGTTATATgtgaaaagaaaaaaaataactCATATTGGGAGATAGGCgaaaatgtatatttaaaaaatattaaacaaaATGGATATTTATCTACAAGTAAAAGTTATGA attTAATCAATATAATTGTCATAACTGTCCTATTATGTATCACCTGGAGGCGTGCATTCTAAAATATAGCTATCCAAGGGACGACCAAAAATGGAGAGCCAAATCG GGtgttattattacaaaTTTTACTGAcgaaaaaaatgaaaaagtAAACAGAGACGAActttaa
- a CDS encoding hypothetical protein (conserved Plasmodium protein, unknown function) has product MDFKNAECIWDALNDLHKNDKEAYQKFMKKHMNKLQENVVIKPKYLLCVQTDVERVSIRTKVKEYKENICNYFVFIYYTSKMKPPVLEDNFIKNIEKINMDNIFISISKTEGESSKDMYAEAVIHTLIYKNMENNKFKNKVILRILQLLNKYENKLNADIYINDMNYKIIDLYYIPKTRHTLNSHCINHNIKKEDNNKQIVDESDIKFFKLLNEKQNKNKNDHDKDKNQKEIKILQENKELLNHIESVKTTKKKKEQTNNIHNYIPKQIKSYHHTIIDSFLHIIVTFNNIIYESLQVLKHNNKVHIYVSDKYDDCMTLNFKEKLSDNVKAYFNEKLLKLTISIEILY; this is encoded by the exons atggATTTCAAAAATGCTGAATGTATATGGGACGCTTTAAACGACCTACATAAAAATGACAAGGAG GCATATCAGAAATTCATGAAAAAACATATGAACAAGCTTCAAGAAAATGTAGTGATAAAAccaaaatatttattatgcGTACAAACAGATGTGGAAAGGGTTAGTATAAGAACAAAGGttaaagaatataaagaaaatatttgtaattattttgttttcatttattatactAGTAAGATGAAACCACCAGTACTTGAAGACAAttttataaagaatattgaaaaaataaatatggataatatttttataagtaTATCAAAAACAGAAGGCGAAAGTTCGAAGGATATGTATGCTGAAGCTGTTATACATAcattaatttataaaaatatggaaaataataagtttaaaaataaagttattttaagaatattacaactattaaataaatatgaaaataaattaaacgcggatatatatattaatgatatgaattataaaataatagatctatattatatacCAAAAACAAGACATACATTAAACTCTCATTGTAttaatcataatattaaaaaagaagataataataaacaaatcGTAGATGAAAGtgatataaaatttttcaaactattaaatgaaaaacaaaataaaaataaaaatgatcATGATAAGGACAAAAAtcaaaaagaaattaaaatattacaagaaaataaagaacTCCTTAATCATATCGAATCTGTAAAAACcaccaaaaaaaaaaaagaacaaacgaataatatacataattatataccaaaacaaataaaatcaTATCACCATACAATAATAGATAG CTTTCTCCATATCATAGTCACCttcaataatataatatatgagAGTTTACAAGTTCTAAAACATAACAATAAAGTGCACATCTATGTATCAGACAA ATATGACGATTGTATGACTCTGAACTTTAAAGAGAAATTAAGTGACAAC GTCAAAGCCTACTTTAATGAGAAATTACTAAAATTGACCATCAGCattgaaatattatactga
- a CDS encoding proteasome subunit beta type-5: MVIASDESFMNEIDNLINDVDDERIDNNDELEFCVAPVDVPRNFIKYAQTQNKKLFDFHKGTTTLAFKFKDGIIVAVDSRASMGSFISSQNVEKIIEINKNILGTMAGGAADCLYWEKYLGKIIKIYELRNNEKISVRAASTILSNILYQYKGYGLCCGIILSGYDHTGFNMFYVDDSGKKVEGNLFSCGSGSTYAYSILDSAYDYNLNLDQAVELARNAIYHATFRDGGSGGKVRVFYIHKNGYDKIIEGEDVFDLHYHYTNPEQKDQYVM; the protein is encoded by the coding sequence atggtaATAGCAAGTGATGAAAGCTTTATGAATGAAATTGacaatttaataaatgatgTGGATGATGAAAGAatagataataatgatgaatTAGAGTTTTGTGTAGCTCCAGTGGATGTACCAAGAAactttataaaatatgcACAAACTCAAAATAAGaaattatttgattttCATAAAGGTACTACAACTTTAGcatttaaatttaaagaTGGTATAATAGTTGCAGTAGATTCTCGAGCATCTATGGGatcttttatatcttcACAGAATGTTGAAAAGATTattgaaataaataaaaatatattagGAACAATGGCAGGAGGAGCTGCTGATTGCTTATATTGGGAAAAATATTTAGgtaaaataataaagattTATGAATTAAGAAATAACGAAAAAATATCAGTACGAGCAGCTAGTACTATATTAagtaatattttatatcaatATAAAGGATATGGTTTGTGTTGTGGTATTATTTTGAGTGGTTATGATCATACTGGatttaatatgttttatGTTGATGATTCAGGAAAAAAAGTTGAAGGAAATTTATTCAGTTGTGGTAGTGGTAGTACATATGCTTATTCTATTTTAGATTCAGCTTatgattataatttaaatcTAGACCAAGCTGTTGAATTAGCTAGAAATGCAATTTATCATGCTACTTTTAGAGATGGTGGTTCAGGAGGAAAAGTAAGagttttttatattcacAAAAATGGATATGACAAAATAATTGAAGGAGAAGATGTTTTTGATTTACATTACCATTATACTAATCCTGAACAAAAGGATCAATATGTTATGTAA
- a CDS encoding putative membrane protein (conserved Plasmodium membrane protein, unknown function) gives MGWFGKMEKCCCFPLAGGCLGGAMFHFMICISSIFSTTKDYKNMTIASNAILGCLIVLGLVLKNFIVLYIVALFVAFLLGIYIVIFVFLIIALFAANNMPFEHKLLTALTVLSIVLITASFLNIYISTCRVIKAGGTGWEYKSYMEIQKEKDRENKEKQNQKKKEDEMLNNDYNA, from the coding sequence atgGGTTGGTTTGGAAAAATGGAAAAATGTTGCTGCTTTCCTTTAGCAGGAGGATGTCTTGGAGGAGCCATGTTTCATTTCATGATTTGCATTAGCTCAATTTTTTCAACTACAAaagattataaaaatatgacAATAGCTTCAAATGCAATATTAGGATGTTTAATAGTTCTTGGATTAGTACTTAAGAATTTTATTGTGTTATATATTGTTGCATTGTTTGTAGCTTTTCTTTtaggtatatatattgtaattTTTGTATTTCTGATTATTGCCCTATTTGCAGCAAATAATATGCCATTTGAACATAAATTGTTAACAGCACTTACTGTGTTATCTATAGTGCTTATTACAGCTTCGTTTCTTAACATTTATATCTCTACATGTCGAGTTATAAAAGCTGGAGGAACTGGATGGGAATATAAAAGCTATATGGAAATACAAAAGGAAAAAGATAGAGAAAACAAGGAAAAACaaaaccaaaaaaaaaaagaagatgAAATGTTAAATAATGATTACAATGCATAG
- a CDS encoding putative membrane protein (conserved Plasmodium membrane protein, unknown function): MICIKCGSSNSSLYTVYNKNNIRLKECNRCNKICDEYVEKNPFIIFLNILFLKPEIYRHIVFNRIKYHDKFINNFFLKMIIIFLIINAYLHPNFERENIKNTGILSNIFFMENNFEEYIQPSDKYKNDCSSYTLFMYKYDDKHKLYGLYNIFNNYNMSNLVNIHKNKYLTCIVNNKFSDYNLCIVNRQFKAEEDYDKELIDIFINNNEKYIKKYNTNVNTNSNSHNDHINKNNKNNNNNNNNNINTDYIKNAHHVYTSHQDHINDKTKWYHVNFFKKFSESYIFYYILHIINKCISNIKYILRYDSIFYFKKNKTLLKNNIITFKNPEVYNDLFQIINILVYYNIHEYKIVLEPKEKENLNIDLILKFIKNIFFYNKFIQKKNYIQSQKNTYMNNQKKKNDLQNENSPFNNFTSTNNHDNNKNISNNNNNNNNNYNDYNDYIDNIYPFNDLCNEFLKNINSTLNKKMEEITKKQNKIQDTFQIKQISMYSKLLFSELDNEKYILKICNSTFSFKKFKTVIISYITYFLFLCIFTYLFKLYQQRKYNIKIIMVKYNYLFMLFVLSNYPLVIYFILKIFNYNYINIYLNIYTIICNIIAYHIFISTDQNYICYSIFSVLTSYLLKNLVMLKIINYI; the protein is encoded by the coding sequence atgatatgCATAAAATGTGGAAGTTCCAATAGTAGTTTATATActgtatataataaaaataatattagaTTAAAGGAATGCAATCGATGTAATAAGATATGTGATGAATATGTAGAGAAGAATccttttataatatttttgaatattttatttcttaaGCCTGAGATATATAGACATATAGTTTTTAATCGTATAAAATATCATGACAAgtttattaataatttttttttaaaaatgataattatatttttaataataaatgcTTATTTGCATCCAAATTTTGAGAGAgagaatataaaaaatactGGTATTTTGTcaaatatcttttttatggaaaataattttgaagaatatatacaaccaagtgataaatataagaatGATTGTTCTTCTTATACACTTTTCatgtataaatatgatgataaaCATAAACTATATggtttatataatatatttaataattataatatgagTAACCTAGttaatatacataaaaataaatatcttACATGCAttgttaataataaatttagtgattataatttatgtaTAGTTAATAGACAATTTAAAGCAGAAGAAGATTATGATAAAGAATTAAtagatatttttattaataataatgaaaaatatattaagaaataCAATACAAATGTTAATACAAATAGTAACTCACATAATGATCACATAAACAAAAACAACAAaaacaacaacaataataataataataatataaatacagATTATATCAAGAATGCACATCATGTCTATACATCACATCAAGACCATATTAATGACAAAACCAAATGGTATCatgttaatttttttaaaaaattttcagaatcatatatattttattatatattacatattataaataaatgtatatcaaatataaaatatatattaaggtatgattccattttttattttaaaaagaataaaaccttactaaaaaataatattataactTTTAAAAATCCTGAAGTATATAATGACTtatttcaaataataaatattcttgtgtattataatatacatgaatataaaattgtTCTAGAAccaaaagaaaaagaaaatcTAAATATAGACTTAATTTTAAAgtttattaaaaatatctttttttataataaatttattcaaaaaaaaaattatatacaaagtcaaaaaaatacatatatgaacaatcaaaaaaaaaaaaacgaCCTTCAAAATGAAAACTCTCCATTCAATAATTTCACTTCAACAAATAATCATGAcaacaataaaaatatatctaataataataataataataataataattataatgattataatgattatattgataatatatatccattTAATGACTTGTGTAatgaatttttaaaaaatataaattcgacactaaataaaaaaatggaagaaataacaaaaaaacaaaataaaattcaAGATACATTTcaaataaaacaaattaGTATGTATTCAAAACTTCTATTTTCAGAATTagataatgaaaaatatattttaaaaatttgtAATTCAACATTCTCATTTAAGAAATTTAAAACAGTTATTATCAGTTATATTACTTATTTTCTATTCTTATGTATctttacatatttattcaaATTATATCAACAAcgtaaatataatataaaaattataatggttaaatataattatctttttatGCTTTTTGTACTTAGTAATTATCCATTAGTTATCTATTTCATACTTAAAATATTcaattataattatataaacatttatttaaacatatacacaattatatgtaatattatagcataccatatatttatatccactgatcaaaattatatttgttattcTATTTTTTCAGTCCTTACTAGctatttattaaaaaatcTAGTAATGcttaaaattattaattacatataa
- a CDS encoding hypothetical protein (conserved Plasmodium protein, unknown function), producing MGMKEKIRNFHDKKRNKTKLRHVHMVRKNFYELNFEQNDRRNRHINYTYYINMETTIIELLLDNNIESFKNAGKLLFIILCGISPATLYFKRILNLIHYFFHKGGKLFYHSNIHFEIILFLNSYMRSYSISCSVYIYNLLLSNNNYKDLENYKDKYMPKHSIASFMDHFYFVVKDFLLILRKFLINYEQGSISNDLNVDGEYDQGVYDNIYVDTTNNNNSNIYDDNNNNNNIDSNNPINDDNMYYHMNNFNNNNNSNNNNDPYLYDHYDNFLSNNSILYNKHYDDNNTFNKSNKGTNKIQNKKHDEKIMWFKETNEDMIKNFCNILYKYTFPKNFEKKLKYLISQCTRINRALHSIYLDIFILCNLKNIIKVLVLIDQLFCSMFPYFYFYELKLKILLFFIHKNENQKEDKKKIKNKNNHKEVTKRMHKGVYNDNNYVDNNHVDNNHVDNNHVDNNHVDNNHVDNNYNTCLLDNNLDMIPNSEFNSSRYNQLANHINNEDIEMTSNIIENNNKLNISNNSFLNTFNDQVSDEYDCLYSSASNESLIPLLTEQLKTQKEEEEDDKNVYLDKFMNLYINCTEKIATSVPSISDLYDNKALKNLTYKMSNKRKIIDDQFILDYIKNSQKGNETNIDIEHHDKGIIIKRKNTSNDNISFDNKKNDDIIKTEKHKFNDEHHKDPLQNSEHNLLVRKKKKQKTNKSSYPSGIIPTINNIYENTYHDIKYNLKVIVNISKCLMFSSYYDPIYIKLFYSYLLPSISYDKRVEIFLIYSYSSYKIFKPFIFLIFYNNHTSLYILNVFIKIFKTNHIIFQNFKYTYFNGINLKNVPKRYFIFLFLLSPFFYEDKVECLLYIYNLFYNFDRDVINDQEKDINYKHIYQDIVLHNDEEYDEEKRNINIIIIKFIEIFKEKFNVDIYNYFDFYRIYFILFVSCVDIK from the exons atgggaatgaaagaaaaaatacGTAATTTCCatgataaaaaaaggaataaaacaaaattgAGGCATGTCCATATGGTTAGGAAGaatttttatgaattaAACTTTGAGCAGAATGATAGAAGGAATAgacatataaattatacttattatataaatatggaAACAACAATTATTGAATTATTGttagataataatatagaatcatttaaaaatgcaggtaaattattatttataatattatgtgGTATATCTCCTGCtacattatattttaaaagaatattaaatttaattcattatttttttcataaagGTGGTAAGCTTTTTTATCATAGTAATATACATTTTgagataatattatttctaaATAGTTATATGAGATCATATAGTATAAGTTGTTcagtatatatttataatttattattatctaataataattataagGATTTAGAGaattataaagataaatatatgcCTAAGCATTCGATAGCTTCCTTCATGgatcatttttattttgtcGTTAAGgattttttattaattttaagaaaattcttaataaattatgaaCAAGGTAGTATATCTAATGATTTAAATGTGGATGGTGAGTATGACCAAGGTGTgtatgataatatatatgttgacacaacaaataataataatagtaatatttatgatgataataataataataataatattgatagTAATAATCCTATTAATGATGACAATATGTACTatcatatgaataattttaataataataataatagtaataataataatgatcCTTATCTTTATGACcattatgataattttcTCAGTAACAATTccattttatataacaaacattatgatgataataatacattCAATAAATCCAATAAAGGAACCaataaaatacaaaataaaaagcatgatgaaaaaattatgtgGTTTAAAGAAACAAACGAAGATATGATAAAAAActtttgtaatatattatataaatatacattcccaaaaaattttgaaaaaaaattaaaatatttaatatcTCAATGTACTAGAATAAATAGAGCATTACatagtatatatttagatatttttattttatgtaatttaaaaaatataattaaagTTCTAGTATTAATAGATCAATTATTTTGTTCCATGTTtccttatttttatttttatgagctcaaattgaaaatattactattttttattcacAAAAATGAGAATCAAAAGGaagacaaaaaaaaaattaaaaataaaaataatcataagGAGGTTACTAAAAGGATGCACAAAGGTgtatataatgataataattatgttGATAATAACCATGTTGATAATAACCATGTTGATAATAACCATGTTGATAATAACCATGTTGATAATAACCAtgttgataataattataacaCATGCCTCTTAGATAATAACCTCGATATGATACCCAATTCTGAATTTAATTCTTCCAGATATAATCAACTTGCcaatcatataaataatgaagacATCGAAATGACATCAAAtataatagaaaataataacaaattgaatatatctaataattcatttttaaatactTTCAATGATCAAGTCAGTGATGAATATGATTGCCTTTATAGTAGCGCATCTAATGAAAGTCTTATTCCACTTCTTACAGAACAATTGAAAACTCAAAAAGAAGAAGAGGaagatgataaaaatgtatatctagataaatttatgaatttatatattaactGCACAGAAAAAATTGCAACTAGTGTTCCTTCAATTAGTGATctttatgataataaagctcttaaaaatttaacttataaaatgagcaataaaagaaaaattattgatgatcaatttattttagactatataaaaaattctCAAAAGGGTAATGAAACCAATATTGATATTGAACACCATGATAAAggaattattataaaaaggaaaaatacatctaatgataatataagttttgataataaaaaaaatgatgatattattaaaacaGAAAAACATAAATTTAATGATGAACACCATAAGGATCCATTACAAAATTCAGAACATAATCTTTTAgttagaaaaaaaaaaaaacaaaaaacaAACAAGAGTTCTTATCCAAGTGGTATTATTCCTAccataaataatatttatgaaaatacatatcatgatatcaaatataatttaaaagtaattgtaaatatatctaaatGTTTAATGTTCTCATCATATTATGATcctatatatatcaaaCTTTTCTATTCCTACTTATTACCATCTATTTCATATGATAAAAGAGTagaaatttttttgatttattcttattcaagttataaaatttttaaacctttcatattcttaatattttataataatcatacTTCATTGTATATTCtaaatgtttttattaaaatatttaaaacaaatcatatcatttttcaaaattttaaatatactTATTTTAATGGAATTAATCTTAAAAATGTACCAAAAAGATACttcatttttcttttccttCTCTCgccttttttttatgagGATAAAGTGGAATGTCTcctatatatttataaccTCTTTTACAA tTTTGATAGAGACGTTATAAATGACCAAGAAAAAGACATAAACTACAAACATATATACCAAGATATTGTGTTACATAATGATGAGGAATACGATGAAgagaaaagaaatataaacattattataataaaatttattgaaatatttaaagaaaaattcaatgtagatatttataattattttgatttttatagaatatattttatattatttgtcTCATGTGTAGATATAAAATAG
- a CDS encoding putative 50S ribosomal protein L22, mitochondrial has product MNKSCISKYLVGKACGKDVYIYHNYINKKWINTNIQLRNPYYRKKGFWEWRRRIIHRYNEKRYIKKGIKPKCVNNMNNKKEENAIKNKNDDIYWTFKVYQLKISLRNLYNLGRLIKGLHLEDAIVFLESIPQIRINNILNSLLTSKERIINNFNGDISRLYIDNVQIHYNTPMKYIKYHAMGHFGLVKSYRNIFTYTIKQMNIQEFYHKLYIRGNVPRTLSHFMRLFLKQKRINTNNIIEWYPYICANSRYFFRQKLNYLNNIYQFNYYKSRHIWIKNYFSNIERRNQELQHQRGIIPANTIINR; this is encoded by the coding sequence atgaataaatCATGTATTAGTAAATACCTTGTTGGTAAAGCATGTGGAAAGgatgtttatatatatcacaattatataaataaaaaatggatAAATACAAACATTCAATTACGTAATCCTTATTATAGAAAGAAAGGATTTTGGGAGTGGCGAAGAAGAATCATACATAGATATAATGAGAAACGATATATAAAGAAAGGTATAAAACCTAAATgtgtaaataatatgaataataagAAAGAAGAAAATGCAATTAAGAATAAGaatgatgatatatattGGACCTTCAAAGTTTATCAGTTAAAAATAAGTTTACgtaatttatataatttagGTAGATTAATTAAAGGATTACATTTAGAAGATGCAATTGTATTTTTAGAATCCATTCCACAAATTagaattaataatattttaaacTCATTATTAACATCTAAAgaaagaataataaataattttaatgGTGATATATCTagattatatattgataatgttcaaatacattataatactcctatgaaatatattaaatatcATGCTATGGGTCATTTTGGACTTGTCAAAAGttatagaaatatttttacttatactataaaacaaatgaaTATTCAAGAATTCTATCATAAACTATATATCAGAGGTAACGTACCAAGAACATTATCACACTTTATGAGATTATTCttaaaacaaaaaagaatcaatacaaataatataatcGAGTGGTatccatatatatgtgcAAACTCTAGATATTTCTTTAgacaaaaattaaattatttaaataatatctatcaatttaattattataaatcTAGACATATCTGgattaaaaattattttagCAACATAGAGCGTAGAAACCAGGAGTTGCAACACCAGAGGGGCATCATTCCTGCCAACACAATCATTaatagataa
- a CDS encoding putative inner membrane complex sub-compartment protein 1 (part of same gene as PGSY75_1011000A~gap found within coding sequence): DGTKLPCNLQANFQEKTLCISCHQKVRMINFSDIRSLLYGEEQLKRVETQANLINDNCCLALHLDDSGNCIPIKFGSVKEKNLFIFIMKDYKKNS; encoded by the exons GATGGTACAAAATTGCCATGTAACTTGCAAGCGAACTTTCAGGAAAAAACATTATGCATATCATGTCATCAAAAg GTGAGGATGATAAATTTTAGCGATATCAGATCTTTACTATATGGAGAAGAACAACTAAAACGTGTAGAAACGCAAGCAAATTTAATAAACGACAATTGTTGTTTAGCTTTACACTTAGATGATAGTGGGAATTGTATTCCTATTAAATTTGGATCTGTGAAGGAAAAAAATCtgttcatttttattatgaaagattataaaaaaaattcgTAG
- a CDS encoding putative inner membrane complex sub-compartment protein 1 (part of same gene as PGSY75_1011000B~gap found within coding sequence): protein MGNIVSCCSLDENKKYLNDDEILE, encoded by the coding sequence ATGGGGAATATTGTATCATGTTGTTCATTAGAcgaaaataaaaaatatttaaacGACGATGAAATATTGGAAA